A region of Deltaproteobacteria bacterium DNA encodes the following proteins:
- a CDS encoding cyclic nucleotide-binding domain-containing protein: MDPAQLKKIPLFANLTADHLDKVANIATQKQVRANEKIFQEGEVGTEMYLIGAGKVRISKMVPGVGEEALAILESGSYFGEMALIDDTPRSADATANIPCTLYVIQKADLEELMFLHKDLAYELLWTFVRTLSARLRETNDKIKAFFALSARF, from the coding sequence TTGGATCCCGCACAGCTCAAGAAGATTCCGCTCTTCGCCAACCTCACCGCCGACCATCTGGACAAGGTGGCGAACATCGCCACGCAGAAGCAGGTGCGCGCGAACGAGAAGATCTTCCAAGAGGGCGAAGTGGGCACCGAGATGTACCTGATCGGCGCCGGCAAGGTGCGCATCTCCAAGATGGTTCCGGGCGTCGGCGAGGAGGCGCTGGCCATCCTCGAGTCCGGCAGCTACTTCGGCGAGATGGCGCTGATCGACGATACGCCGCGGAGCGCCGACGCCACCGCGAACATTCCCTGCACCCTGTACGTGATCCAGAAGGCGGATCTGGAAGAGCTGATGTTCCTGCACAAGGATCTCGCCTACGAGCTTCTCTGGACCTTCGTGCGCACGCTGTCGGCGCGCCTGCGCGAGACCAACGACAAGATCAAGGCGTTCTTCGCGCT